From Aegilops tauschii subsp. strangulata cultivar AL8/78 chromosome 5, Aet v6.0, whole genome shotgun sequence:
AGGATAGCAAGAATATCACGAGCCATATTTGCCAAGATTGGAAACCTAGATGAATTCTCTTTCCACCATCCTAGGATGTCAATTTTTTTGTCAGGGTCTTCAGAGtcttcagcaaggtatttttcaAGCTCAGATTTACTACTTGCACTTCCTCCACTATTATTTTGCCTCAACCTACTTGCAATTAGTTCCTTCATCATACTTGCTCCTCCTCCTTCTATTGTTACTTGGCTAATGGCTGGTGTTGTTGGTTCTGGTGTAGTCAATCTTACTCGGTATTCTTCAAACAACTCGCGAACACATTTGTTGACAGCATACCACACCTTCTCTCCAGACTCAACACCAAATATTTCCAAAGTAGTGAGCCTAGTGAAATCAGAAAGCTTATACCTTGGATCAAGAGCTGCAGCAATAAAAATGAGCAAGTTGAGattttccttctccttcttcttccctttcccTCTTTCATTTACAATAGGACCCTTATCCTTCACCTTTTCATTCTCATGCCAAGACCCCCAGTATTTGTCAAACTTTTCTTTCATCCTCTCTGCCATAGCTTTTTGCAAAGGATCTGTACTGCTCATCCAATTTTGAACCAATATGTGTATATTGCCAACCTGGAAAAGAAAGTTGTTGGAAGTGACATGAAGTGAGGATGACACACGAACAGTAAGATCATAAAAATGAGCAAGAAAGGCAGCCATTTTCCTAGCATTTTCCCAATCCATTTCATCTGGATACCCAAATTCTCCTTTTTCTTCAGACAAGTCCAACGCATACAATGGGTCATCCTCACAGTACCTTGTAAACACCTTCGCGTAGGTGATGGCAGCCTTCAACATTATGTAAGTTGAGTTCCACCGAGTGCATACATCTAGGTTCAAGAATGCTTTGCTCTTAACTTTTTCTTCCAATGCTAGCTCTTTGAATTTTACCAACCGAGAAGTCCCATTCTTGATGTATCGCACAGCAGCTCAGACACGTTTGATTGAAAGTTCAACTTCTTTTAGGCCATCTTGTACAATAAGGTTGAAAATATGTGCCGCACATCTCATATGCAAAAACTTTCCAGCAGCTATGCTAGTTTTGGCCTCAACCATGCACTTTCTCAAGTGAACAATGCAGCCATCATTATTGCTTGCATTATCCACGATGACTGTCATAACTCTCTCTAGCCCCCATTCCATCAAACATCTCTGCAAGTTCTTCCCAAGATCCTTCCCTTTGTGGTCCTTCACCATAATGAAATTAATAATCTTCTTATGATACTTCCACTCTTCATCAATGAAGTGTGCAGTCACTACCATATAGCCATCTTGCTGCTGAGAAGTCCAACAATCAGTGGTTACACACACACTTCCACAATTCTCTTTGAAAAACTTTTTCAACTTGCATTTCTCATCTAGATAGATTTTGACAGTGTCCCTAGTACAAGTTCTTCTTGATGGTGGAC
This genomic window contains:
- the LOC120965416 gene encoding zinc finger BED domain-containing protein RICESLEEPER 2-like — encoded protein: MLKAAITYAKVFTRYCEDDPLYALDLSEEKGEFGYPDEMDWENARKMAAFLAHFYDLTVRVSSSLHVTSNNFLFQVGNIHILVQNWMSSTDPLQKAMAERMKEKFDKYWGSWHENEKVKDKGPIVNERGKGKKKEKENLNLLIFIAAALDPRYKLSDFTRLTTLEIFGVESGEKVWYAVNKCVRELFEEYRVRLTTPEPTTPAISQVTIEGGGASMMKELIASRLRQNNSGGSASSKSELEKYLAEDSEDPDKKIDILGWWKENSSRFPILANMARDILAILITTVASESAFSTSGCILDDFRTSLTPFMVQALVCTQDWLRRSTDPVDIKENLEELEVLEKELIEEFGGKVKGKRKFNGGVVASSMAKSNKCASRPTK